The following are encoded together in the Malaya genurostris strain Urasoe2022 chromosome 3, Malgen_1.1, whole genome shotgun sequence genome:
- the LOC131434758 gene encoding general odorant-binding protein 45-like, translating to MWWILSVFLLLTIVTIGDANHQAVLKSLHHAGKECNQYLDQPDYVNDPCQERCQLMVLRSWNDSTDVIGIPLARHYSVRDYGNVKRTVDCVELKLRNIPSYDVCKRASLSADCFRQNYGSALQTPQLAPQSKLQRQNTVLECARILQIEPGELSTYASSDFLFNQKARCLIRCVIIRQGLYDDVRGPDLDRMYVQCGGYDSPEEVFKRDAQQCIDRLKSECMDNCTLAARITRECFPQNSGPNSDTQDMITGLLSGVPGVGIIIDALFSSKSPLDAVGSVPELPIGKGAANEMTKKLGIKVK from the coding sequence ATGTGGTGGATTCTTAGTGTTTTTTTACTGCTCACAATCGTGACAATTGGTGATGCCAATCATCAAGCAGTGCTGAAAAGTTTACATCATGCCGGAAAAGAGTGCAATCAGTATCTGGACCAACCGGACTACGTTAACGATCCCTGTCAGGAGCGCTGTCAGCTGATGGTGCTGCGCTCATGGAACGATTCGACCGATGTCATTGGAATTCCTTTGGCACGCCATTATTCCGTCCGTGACTATGGCAACGTGAAGCGTACGGTCGACTGTGTCGAGTTGAAACTTCGCAATATTCCATCGTATGACGTTTGCAAGCGAGCATCACTTTCGGCTGATTGTTTCCGACAAAATTACGGAAGCGCTCTTCAAACACCGCAGCTCGCACCTCAGTCTAAATTGCAACGACAGAATACAGTACTTGAATGTGCCCGGATCTTGCAAATCGAGCCCGGTGAGCTGTCGACGTATGCCAGTTCAGATTTCTTGTTCAACCAAAAAGCGCGCTGTCTGATCCGATGCGTCATCATCCGTCAAGGATTGTACGACGACGTCCGGGGACCAGATCTGGATCGTATGTACGTGCAGTGTGGTGGTTACGATTCACCGGAAGAAGTGTTCAAGCGAGACGCTCAGCAGTGCATCGATCGGCTGAAATCGGAGTGCATGGATAATTGTACACTGGCAGCACGGATTACTAGGGAATGTTTTCCACAAAATTCTGGACCCAACAGTGATACGCAGGATATGATCACAGGTCTTTTGAGCGGAGTTCCAGGTGTAGGAATTATAATCGATGCATTGTTCTCATCAAAATCACCACTTGATGCGGTCGGTTCTGTACCAGAGCTTCCAATCGGTAAAGGTGCTgcaaatgaaatgactaaaaaatTAGGTATTAAAGTTAAGTAA